A genomic segment from Sparus aurata chromosome 10, fSpaAur1.1, whole genome shotgun sequence encodes:
- the nicol1 gene encoding NELL2-interacting cell ontogeny regulator 1: protein MASSGYLQAAMLLLAAQLLCLGAADADQESGTVIPAESRPCVDCHAFEFMQRALQDLKKTAFNLDARTETLVLRAERRALCDCMPTNSLR, encoded by the exons ATGGCGTCCAGCGGATATCTGCAGGCGGCGATGCTCCTGCTGGCGGCGCAGCTCCTCTGTCTCGGTGCAGCTGATGCGGACCAGGAGAGCGGGACTGTCATCCCTGCTGAAA GTCGCCCATGTGTGGATTGTCACGCATTTGAGTTCATGCAGAGGGCACTGCAAGATCTAAAGAAGACCGCCTTCAACCTGGACGCCAGG ACGGAGACGCTGGTGCTGAGGGCGGAGAGGAGGGCTCTGTGCGACTGTATGCCAACCAACTCACTGCGCTGA
- the LOC115589236 gene encoding nucleolin-like isoform X2: MKIQILLLACAFVAAINATPSADDSAKPKAINDEVKADVPKPNLAGVKEPEQDATEVKEPNMEDDLEDNEATVEDGTENEEPNMDEDSEDDEPDMDEDSEDDEPNMDEDSEDDEPDMDEDSEDDEPDMDEDSEDDEPDMDEDSQDDEPDMDEDSQDDEPEMDEDSKKDEPKKDEVEPRPVK, from the exons ATGAAGATCCAGATTCTCCTGCTGGCCTGTGCTTTTGTGGCTGCGATCAATGCCACACCATCAGCAGATGATTCTGCTAAACCCAAAG CCATCAATGATGAGGTTAAAGCTGATGTGCCAAAGCCAAATCTGGCCGGAGTGAAGGAGCCAGAGCAGGACGCCACTGAAGTGAAGGAGCCCAACATGGAGGATGACTTAGAAGATAATGAGGCCACCGTGGAGGATGGCACCGAAAATGAAGAGCCCAACATGGACGAGGATTCTGAAGACGATGAGCCCGACATGGATGAGGATTCCGAAGACGATGAGCCCAACATGGACGAGGATTCTGAAGACGATGAGCCCGACATGGACGAGGATTCTGAAGACGATGAGCCCGACATGGACGAGGATTCTGAAGATGATGAGCCGGACATGGACGAGGATTCCCAAGATGATGAGCCCGACATGGACGAGGATTCCCAAGATGATGAGCCCGAGATGGATGAAGATTCCAAGAAAGATGAGCCCAAGAAAGATGAGGTTGAGCCTAGGCCTGTTAAGTAA
- the LOC115589236 gene encoding nucleolin-like isoform X1: MKIQILLLACAFVAAISAAPTADDSAKPKAINDEVKADVPKPNLAGVKEPEQDATEVKEPNMEDDLEDNEATVEDGTENEEPNMDEDSEDDEPDMDEDSEDDEPNMDEDSEDDEPDMDEDSEDDEPDMDEDSEDDEPDMDEDSQDDEPDMDEDSQDDEPEMDEDSKKDEPKKDEVEPRPVK; this comes from the exons ATGAAGATCCAGATTCTCCTGCTGGCCTGTGCTTTTGTGGCTGCGATCAGTGCCGCACCAACAGCAGATGATTCTGCTAAACCCAAAG CCATCAATGATGAGGTTAAAGCTGATGTGCCAAAGCCAAATCTGGCCGGAGTGAAGGAGCCAGAGCAGGACGCCACTGAAGTGAAGGAGCCCAACATGGAGGATGACTTAGAAGATAATGAGGCCACCGTGGAGGATGGCACCGAAAATGAAGAGCCCAACATGGACGAGGATTCTGAAGACGATGAGCCCGACATGGATGAGGATTCCGAAGACGATGAGCCCAACATGGACGAGGATTCTGAAGACGATGAGCCCGACATGGACGAGGATTCTGAAGACGATGAGCCCGACATGGACGAGGATTCTGAAGATGATGAGCCGGACATGGACGAGGATTCCCAAGATGATGAGCCCGACATGGACGAGGATTCCCAAGATGATGAGCCCGAGATGGATGAAGATTCCAAGAAAGATGAGCCCAAGAAAGATGAGGTTGAGCCTAGGCCTGTTAAGTAA
- the LOC115589236 gene encoding phosphopantothenoylcysteine decarboxylase subunit VHS3-like isoform X4 — MKIQILLLACAFVAAISAAPTADDSAKPKAIHDEVKADVPKSNLDAAGVKEPNMEDDLEDDEVNMEEDSEDDKPNMDEDSEADEPDMDEDTEDDEPDMDEDSEDDEPDMDEDSQDDEPDMDEDSQDDEPEMDEDSKKDEPKKDEVEPRPVK, encoded by the exons ATGAAGATCCAGATTCTCCTGCTGGCCTGTGCTTTTGTGGCTGCGATCAGTGCCGCACCAACAGCAGATGATTCTGCTAAACCCAAAG CCATCCATGATGAGGTTAAAGCTGATGTGCCAAAGTCAAATCTGGACGCTGCTGGGGTGAAGGAGCCCAACATGGAGGACGACTTAGAAGATGATGAGGTCAACATGGAGGAGGATTCTGAGGATGATAAACCCAACATGGACGAGGATTCCGAAGCTGATGAGCCCGACATGGATGAGGATACCGAAGATGATGAGCCCGACATGGACGAG GATTCTGAAGATGATGAGCCGGACATGGACGAGGATTCCCAAGATGATGAGCCCGACATGGACGAGGATTCCCAAGATGATGAGCCCGAGATGGATGAAGATTCCAAGAAAGATGAGCCCAAGAAAGATGAGGTTGAGCCTAGGCCTGTTAAGTAA
- the LOC115589236 gene encoding nucleolin-like isoform X3, whose amino-acid sequence MKIQILLLACAFVAVIIAAPSANDSAKPKAINDEVKADVPKPNLAGVKEPEQDATEVKEPNMEDDLEDNEATVEDGTENEEPNMDEDSEDDEPDMDEDSEDDEPNMDEDSEDDEPDMDEDSEDDEPDMDEDSEDDEPDMDEDSQDDEPDMDEDSQDDEPEMDEDSKKDEPKKDEVEPRPVK is encoded by the exons ATGAAGATCCAGATTCTCCTGCTGGCCTGTGCTTTTGTGGCTGTGATCATTGCCGCACCATCAGCAAATGATTCTGCTAAACCCAAAG CCATCAATGATGAGGTTAAAGCTGATGTGCCAAAGCCAAATCTGGCCGGAGTGAAGGAGCCAGAGCAGGACGCCACTGAAGTGAAGGAGCCCAACATGGAGGATGACTTAGAAGATAATGAGGCCACCGTGGAGGATGGCACCGAAAATGAAGAGCCCAACATGGACGAGGATTCTGAAGACGATGAGCCCGACATGGATGAGGATTCCGAAGACGATGAGCCCAACATGGACGAGGATTCTGAAGACGATGAGCCCGACATGGACGAGGATTCTGAAGACGATGAGCCCGACATGGACGAGGATTCTGAAGATGATGAGCCGGACATGGACGAGGATTCCCAAGATGATGAGCCCGACATGGACGAGGATTCCCAAGATGATGAGCCCGAGATGGATGAAGATTCCAAGAAAGATGAGCCCAAGAAAGATGAGGTTGAGCCTAGGCCTGTTAAGTAA
- the LOC115589236 gene encoding phosphopantothenoylcysteine decarboxylase subunit VHS3-like isoform X5, whose amino-acid sequence MKIQILLLACAFVAAINATPSADDSAKPKAINDEVKADVPKPNLDASGVNEPNMEDDLEDDEPDMDEDPEDDEPDMDKDSEDDEPDMDEDSEDDEPDMDEDSEDDEPDMDEDSEDDESEKKDEPKKDEAEPKPLK is encoded by the exons ATGAAGATCCAGATTCTCCTGCTGGCCTGTGCTTTTGTGGCTGCGATCAATGCCACACCATCAGCAGATGATTCTGCTAAACCCAAAG CCATCAATGATGAGGTTAAAGCTGATGTGCCAAAGCCAAATCTGGATGCCTCCGGAGTGAATGAGCCCAACATGGAGGACGACTTAGAAGATGATGAGCCCGACATGGACGAGGATCCCGAAGATGATGAGCCCGACATGGACAAGGATTCCGAGGATGATGAGCCCGACATGGATGAGGATTCCGAGGATGATGAGCCCGACATGGACGAGGATTCCGAAGATGATGAGCCCGACATGGACGAGGATTCTGAAGATGATGAGTCCGAGAAGAAAGATGAGCCCAAGAAAGATGAGGCTGAGCCTAAGCCTCTTAAGTAA
- the LOC115589234 gene encoding nucleolin-like, whose protein sequence is MKIQILLLACAFVAAINAAPTADDSAKPKAINDEVKADVLKPNLDAAGVNEPNMEDDLEDDEPDMDEDAEDDEPVMDEDAEDDEPDMDKDAEDDEPDMDKDAEDDEPNMDKDSEDDEPDMDEDSEDDEPDMDEDSEDDEPDMDKDAEDDEPDMDKDAEDDEPNMDEDSEDDEPDMDKDAEDDEPDMDKDAEDDEPNMDEDSEDDESEKNEDPKKDEPKKDEPKKDEAEPKPLK, encoded by the exons ATGAAGATCCAGATTCTCCTGCTGGCCTGTGCTTTTGTGGCTGCGATCAATGCCGCACCAACAGCAGATGATTCTGCTAAACCCAAAG CTATCAATGATGAGGTTAAAGCTGATGTGCTAAAGCCAAATCTGGATGCCGCCGGAGTGAATGAGCCCAACATGGAGGACGACTTAGAAGATGATGAGCCCGACATGGACGAAGATGCAGAAGATGATGAGCCCGTAATGGACGAGGATGCCGAAGATGATGAGCCCGACATGGACAAGGATGCCGAAGATGATGAGCCCGACATGGACAAGGATGCCGAAGATGATGAGCCCAACATGGACAAGGATTCCGAAGATGATGAGCCCGACATGGACGAGGATTCCGAAGATGATGAGCCCGATATGGACGAGGATTCTGAAGATGATGAGCCCGACATGGACAAGGATGCCGAAGATGATGAGCCCGACATGGATAAGGATGCCGAAGATGATGAGCCCAACATGGACGAGGATTCCGAAGATGATGAGCCCGACATGGACAAGGATGCCGAAGATGATGAGCCCGACATGGACAAGGATGCCGAAGATGATGAGCCCAACATGGACGAGGATTCTGAAGATGATGAGTCCGAGAAGAATGAGGATCCCAAGAAAGATGAGCCCAAGAAAGATGAGCCCAAGAAAGATGAGGCTGAGCCTAAGCCTCTTAAGTAA